In Nicotiana tabacum cultivar K326 chromosome 2, ASM71507v2, whole genome shotgun sequence, the following proteins share a genomic window:
- the LOC107813069 gene encoding uncharacterized protein LOC107813069 isoform X2 → MDSKEPNKCSYAEKRKAAMQLKRLDTQSQISAHSREAMLLSRRMRRQHSTKHSLLQSPFFAVPQQSTSSWDKAGFLKQTALTIREPPSLPEKVVGHQACTPTSWDNLEKGKGILDPPIICETGIPEKGVPMMGQNCFFVLPYLSLLKSCGVSLWQKEKSASHYGRRKSRQRFNWRSFGQGVPLFGFCQLYFSKFFGA, encoded by the exons ATGGATTCCAAAGAACCAAACAAGTGCTCTTACGCGGAAAAAAGAAAGGCTGCAATGCAACTCAAACGATTAGATACGCAAAGCCAAATATCTGCTCATAGCAGGGAAGCGATGTTGCTATCGCGACGTATGAGAAGACAACATTCTACTAAGCACAGCCTTCTTCAAAGCCCGTTTTTTGCTGTCCCACAGCAATCAACATCATCTTGGGacaaagcaggatttctaaaacaAACTGCTCTTACCATACGAGAACCTCCTTCACTTCCTGAAAAAG TAGTCGGCCATCAAGCTTGCACGCCTACATCGTGGGATAATTTAGAAAAAGGAAAGGGTATATTGGATCCCCCTATCATTTGTGAAACAG GAATCCCAGAGAAGGGGGTTCCGATGATGGGGCAGAACTGCTTTTTTGTGCTTCCATATCTATCTCTGCTGAAG AGTTGCGGCGTCTCACTATGGCAGAAGGAAAAGTCGGCGTCTCACTATGGCAGAAGGAAAAGTAGACAAAGATTCAACTGGAGAAGTTTTGGACAAG GGGTTCCTTTATTTGGATTCTGTCAGTTGTATTTCTCTAAGTTCTTTGGGGCTTGA
- the LOC107813069 gene encoding uncharacterized protein LOC107813069 isoform X3 has product MDSKEPNKCSYAEKRKAAMQLKRLDTQSQISAHSREAMLLSRRMRRQHSTKHSLLQSPFFAVPQQSTSSWDKAGFLKQTALTIREPPSLPEKVGHQACTPTSWDNLEKGKGILDPPIICETGIPEKGVPMMGQNCFFVLPYLSLLKSCGVSLWQKEKSASHYGRRKSRQRFNWRSFGQGVPLFGFCQLYFSKFFGA; this is encoded by the exons ATGGATTCCAAAGAACCAAACAAGTGCTCTTACGCGGAAAAAAGAAAGGCTGCAATGCAACTCAAACGATTAGATACGCAAAGCCAAATATCTGCTCATAGCAGGGAAGCGATGTTGCTATCGCGACGTATGAGAAGACAACATTCTACTAAGCACAGCCTTCTTCAAAGCCCGTTTTTTGCTGTCCCACAGCAATCAACATCATCTTGGGacaaagcaggatttctaaaacaAACTGCTCTTACCATACGAGAACCTCCTTCACTTCCTGAAAAAG TCGGCCATCAAGCTTGCACGCCTACATCGTGGGATAATTTAGAAAAAGGAAAGGGTATATTGGATCCCCCTATCATTTGTGAAACAG GAATCCCAGAGAAGGGGGTTCCGATGATGGGGCAGAACTGCTTTTTTGTGCTTCCATATCTATCTCTGCTGAAG AGTTGCGGCGTCTCACTATGGCAGAAGGAAAAGTCGGCGTCTCACTATGGCAGAAGGAAAAGTAGACAAAGATTCAACTGGAGAAGTTTTGGACAAG GGGTTCCTTTATTTGGATTCTGTCAGTTGTATTTCTCTAAGTTCTTTGGGGCTTGA
- the LOC107813069 gene encoding uncharacterized protein LOC107813069 isoform X1, with translation MDSKEPNKCSYAEKRKAAMQLKRLDTQSQISAHSREAMLLSRRMRRQHSTKHSLLQSPFFAVPQQSTSSWDKAGFLKQTALTIREPPSLPEKVVGHQACTPTSWDNLEKGKGILDPPIICETVTVTQFETLLQLKHTLRIPEKGVPMMGQNCFFVLPYLSLLKSCGVSLWQKEKSASHYGRRKSRQRFNWRSFGQGVPLFGFCQLYFSKFFGA, from the exons ATGGATTCCAAAGAACCAAACAAGTGCTCTTACGCGGAAAAAAGAAAGGCTGCAATGCAACTCAAACGATTAGATACGCAAAGCCAAATATCTGCTCATAGCAGGGAAGCGATGTTGCTATCGCGACGTATGAGAAGACAACATTCTACTAAGCACAGCCTTCTTCAAAGCCCGTTTTTTGCTGTCCCACAGCAATCAACATCATCTTGGGacaaagcaggatttctaaaacaAACTGCTCTTACCATACGAGAACCTCCTTCACTTCCTGAAAAAG TAGTCGGCCATCAAGCTTGCACGCCTACATCGTGGGATAATTTAGAAAAAGGAAAGGGTATATTGGATCCCCCTATCATTTGTGAAACAG TGACAGTGACTCAGTTTGAGACTCTTCTTCAGCTGAAACATACCCTTa GAATCCCAGAGAAGGGGGTTCCGATGATGGGGCAGAACTGCTTTTTTGTGCTTCCATATCTATCTCTGCTGAAG AGTTGCGGCGTCTCACTATGGCAGAAGGAAAAGTCGGCGTCTCACTATGGCAGAAGGAAAAGTAGACAAAGATTCAACTGGAGAAGTTTTGGACAAG GGGTTCCTTTATTTGGATTCTGTCAGTTGTATTTCTCTAAGTTCTTTGGGGCTTGA